A window of Procambarus clarkii isolate CNS0578487 chromosome 9, FALCON_Pclarkii_2.0, whole genome shotgun sequence contains these coding sequences:
- the LOC138362922 gene encoding uncharacterized protein, with protein sequence MRTTHYPKLSYMMLAVHYSKLSYMMLAAHYSKLSYMMLATHYPKLSYMMLATHYPKLSYMMLATHYPKLSYMMLAAHYPKLSYMMLAAHYSKLSYMMLAAHYSKLSYMMLAAHYSKLSYMMRTAHYPKLSYMMRTTHYPKLSYMMRTAHYPKLSYMMRTAHYPKLSYMMRTAHYPKLSYMMLTVHYSKLSYMMLAAHYSKLSYMMLATHYPKLSYMMLATHYPKLSYMMLATHYPKLSYMMLAAHYPKLSYMMLAAHYSKLSYMMLAAHYSKLSYMMLAAHYSKLSYMMRIAHYPKLSYMMRTTHYPKLSYMMRTAHYPKLSYMMRTAHYPKLSYMMRTAHYPKLSYMMRTAHYSKLSYMMRTAHYPKLSYMMRTAHYPKLSYMMLAAHYPKLSYTMRTTHYPKLSYMMRTTTTLNSPT encoded by the coding sequence ATGCGTACTACCCactaccctaaactctcctacaTGATGCTGGCTGTCCACTACTCTAAACTCTCCTACATGATGCTGGCTGCCCACTACTCTAAACTCTCCTACATGATGCTGGCTACCCACTACCCTAAACTGTCCTACATGATGCTGGCTACCCactaccctaaactctcctacaTGATGCTGGCTACCCactaccctaaactctcctacatgatgctggctgcccactaccctaaactctcctacaTGATGCTGGCTGCCCACTACTCTAAACTCTCCTACATGATGCTGGCTGCCCACTACTCTAAACTCTCCTACATGATGCTGGCTGCCCACTACTCTAAACTCTCCTACATGATGCGTACTGCCCactaccctaaactctcctacaTGATGCGTACTACCCactaccctaaactctcctacaTGATGCGTACTGCCCactaccctaaactctcctacaTGATGCGTACTGCCCactaccctaaactctcctacaTGATGCGTACTGCCCactaccctaaactctcctacaTGATGCTGACTGTCCACTACTCTAAACTCTCCTACATGATGCTGGCTGCCCACTACTCTAAACTCTCCTACATGATGCTGGCTACCCACTACCCTAAACTGTCCTACATGATGCTGGCTACCCactaccctaaactctcctacaTGATGCTGGCTACCCactaccctaaactctcctacatgatgctggctgcccactaccctaaactctcctacaTGATGCTGGCTGCCCACTACTCTAAACTCTCCTACATGATGCTGGCTGCCCACTACTCTAAACTCTCCTACATGATGCTGGCTGCCCACTACTCTAAACTCTCCTACATGATGCGTATTGCCCactaccctaaactctcctacaTGATGCGTACTACCCactaccctaaactctcctacaTGATGCGTACTGCCCactaccctaaactctcctacaTGATGCGTACTGCCCactaccctaaactctcctacaTGATGCGTACTGCCCactaccctaaactctcctacaTGATGCGTACTGCCCACTACTCTAAACTCTCCTACATGATGCGTACTGCCCactaccctaaactctcctacaTGATGCGTACTGCCCactaccctaaactctcctacatgatgctggctgcccactaccctaaactctcctacaCGATGCGTACTACCCactaccctaaactctcctacaTGATGCGTACTACCactaccctaaactctcctacaTGA